From a region of the Streptomyces tirandamycinicus genome:
- a CDS encoding lysine N(6)-hydroxylase/L-ornithine N(5)-oxygenase family protein, protein MTGTPAPLPHQPHDLVGIGIGPFNLSLAALAHGLRTGSAADGLTTAFYDQRPAFHWHAGLLIDGTTLQVPFLADLVTLADPASPWSFLGYLKDHDRLFPFYFAERFHIERAEYDAYCRWVSDRLPGLHFGHQVDAVRWNPERALFEVDFTRLDPHGGAESLGRAHARHIAVGIGTEPHVPEPLRPLADAPGVPVIHSADYLDHRERLLAAGHITVIGSGQSGAEVFLDVLRARPAGAERVHWLTRTGAFAPMEYSKLGLEHFTPDYVRYFHALPETVRDDLVPRQWQLHKGIDTGTIAAIHDELYRRTLHGGWPDAVLTPGVRVRTAGRVATTKVELHLEHLQQGARSRLITDAVVLATGYRERPLDRLLVGLDPYMRRDASGRPRIDEHFRLGLDPAVTGSVYVQNAERHTHGVGAPDLGLAAWRSATILNSLTGKEPYPLPRRTAFTSFGLERREAPGIPGQAPRLTPLEERR, encoded by the coding sequence ATGACCGGCACCCCCGCCCCCCTGCCCCACCAGCCCCACGACCTCGTCGGCATCGGCATCGGGCCCTTCAACCTCTCGCTGGCCGCCCTCGCCCACGGACTGCGGACCGGCAGCGCCGCGGACGGCCTCACCACCGCCTTCTACGACCAGCGCCCCGCGTTCCACTGGCACGCCGGACTGCTCATCGACGGCACCACCCTGCAGGTCCCGTTCCTCGCCGACCTCGTCACCCTCGCCGACCCCGCCAGCCCCTGGTCGTTCCTCGGCTACCTCAAGGACCACGACCGGCTCTTCCCCTTCTACTTCGCCGAGCGGTTCCACATCGAGCGCGCCGAGTACGACGCCTACTGCCGCTGGGTCAGCGACCGCCTGCCCGGACTCCACTTCGGGCACCAGGTCGACGCCGTCCGCTGGAACCCGGAACGCGCACTGTTCGAGGTCGACTTCACCCGGCTCGACCCGCACGGGGGAGCGGAGTCACTGGGCCGCGCCCACGCCCGGCACATCGCCGTGGGCATCGGCACCGAGCCCCATGTGCCGGAACCGCTGCGCCCCCTCGCCGACGCCCCGGGCGTCCCCGTGATCCACTCCGCCGACTACCTCGACCACCGCGAACGGCTCCTCGCCGCCGGGCACATCACCGTCATCGGTTCCGGCCAGTCCGGCGCCGAGGTCTTCCTCGACGTACTGCGCGCCCGGCCCGCCGGAGCCGAACGGGTCCACTGGCTGACCCGCACCGGCGCGTTCGCACCCATGGAGTACTCCAAGCTCGGCCTGGAGCACTTCACCCCCGACTACGTCCGCTACTTCCACGCCCTGCCGGAGACCGTGCGGGACGACCTCGTCCCCCGGCAGTGGCAACTCCACAAGGGCATCGACACCGGCACCATCGCCGCGATCCACGACGAGCTGTACCGGCGCACCCTGCACGGCGGCTGGCCCGACGCGGTCCTCACCCCCGGCGTACGGGTCCGCACCGCCGGCCGGGTCGCCACCACCAAGGTCGAACTGCACCTGGAGCACCTCCAGCAGGGCGCCCGCTCCCGGCTCATCACCGACGCCGTCGTCCTCGCCACCGGCTACCGCGAACGCCCCCTCGACCGGCTCCTCGTCGGCCTCGACCCCTACATGCGGCGCGACGCCTCCGGCCGGCCCCGCATCGACGAGCACTTCCGGCTCGGCCTGGACCCCGCGGTCACCGGATCCGTGTACGTGCAGAACGCGGAACGGCACACCCACGGAGTGGGCGCACCCGACCTCGGACTGGCCGCCTGGCGCAGCGCGACCATCCTCAACTCCCTCACCGGCAAGGAGCCCTACCCGCTGCCCCGCCGCACCGCCTTCACCAGCTTCGGACTCGAACGGCGCGAGGCGCCCGGCATTCCCGGCCAGGCGCCCCGGCTCACCCCGCTCGAGGAACGGCGCTAG
- the pyk gene encoding pyruvate kinase — translation MRRAKIVCTLGPSTDSYEQIKALVEAGMDVARLNLSHGTCADHEERYRHVRKASDETGRSVGVLADLQGPKIRLGRFREGPVLLERGEQFTITVEPVEGDRDICGTTHAGLAEDVTPGERILVDDGRVSLEVTAVDGPRVHTTVVEGGVISDHKGLNLPGVAVSVPALSEKDVEDLRWAIRTGADVIALSFVRSGRDIEDVHRVMDEEGRRLPVIAKIEKPQAVDDIDGIVAAFDGIMVARGDLGVEMPLERVPLVQKRAITLARRNAKPVIVATQMLDSMIDNSRPTRAEASDVANAVIDGTDAVMLSGETSVGKYPVETVRTMSRIVEAAEQELLAKGLPPLTESGKPRTQGGSVARAAAEIGDFLGAGFLVAFTQSGDTVRRLSRYRSPIPLLAFTPDPATRSRLSLTWGVETFLGPRVDSTDAMVAQVDEELLRIGRCKRGDTVVITAGSPPGVAGSTNLVRVHHIGEDDIQRP, via the coding sequence ATGCGCCGAGCAAAGATCGTCTGCACACTTGGGCCCTCCACCGACTCGTACGAGCAGATCAAGGCACTCGTGGAAGCCGGAATGGACGTCGCCCGCCTGAACCTCAGCCACGGCACCTGCGCCGATCACGAGGAGCGCTACCGGCACGTCCGCAAGGCATCGGACGAGACCGGCCGCAGCGTCGGCGTCCTCGCCGACCTTCAAGGCCCGAAGATCCGCCTCGGCCGGTTCCGCGAAGGCCCCGTACTCCTTGAACGCGGTGAGCAGTTCACCATCACCGTCGAACCCGTCGAAGGCGACCGCGACATCTGCGGCACCACCCACGCCGGCCTCGCCGAAGACGTCACCCCCGGAGAGCGCATCCTCGTCGACGACGGCCGTGTCTCGCTGGAAGTCACCGCGGTCGACGGCCCCCGCGTCCACACCACCGTCGTCGAAGGCGGCGTCATCTCCGACCACAAGGGCCTCAACCTCCCCGGAGTCGCCGTCTCCGTCCCCGCCCTCTCCGAGAAGGACGTCGAAGACCTCCGCTGGGCCATCAGAACCGGCGCCGACGTCATCGCCCTCTCGTTCGTCCGCAGCGGCCGCGACATCGAGGACGTCCACCGCGTCATGGACGAGGAAGGCCGCCGCCTCCCCGTCATCGCGAAGATCGAGAAGCCCCAGGCCGTCGACGACATCGACGGCATCGTCGCCGCCTTCGACGGCATCATGGTCGCCCGCGGCGACCTCGGCGTCGAGATGCCCCTGGAACGGGTCCCCCTCGTCCAGAAGCGGGCCATCACACTCGCCCGGCGCAACGCCAAGCCCGTCATCGTCGCCACCCAGATGCTCGACTCGATGATCGACAACTCCCGGCCCACCCGCGCCGAGGCCTCCGACGTCGCCAACGCCGTCATCGACGGCACCGACGCGGTGATGCTCTCCGGCGAGACCAGCGTCGGCAAGTACCCCGTCGAGACCGTCCGCACGATGAGCCGCATCGTCGAGGCCGCCGAGCAGGAGCTCCTCGCCAAGGGACTCCCCCCGCTGACCGAAAGCGGCAAACCCCGCACCCAGGGTGGTTCCGTCGCCCGGGCCGCCGCCGAGATCGGCGACTTCCTCGGCGCCGGGTTCCTCGTCGCCTTCACCCAGTCCGGCGACACCGTACGACGCCTCTCCCGCTACCGCTCACCCATCCCGCTCCTCGCCTTCACCCCCGACCCCGCCACCCGCTCCCGGCTCAGCCTCACCTGGGGCGTCGAAACCTTCCTCGGCCCCCGCGTCGACTCCACCGACGCGATGGTCGCCCAAGTCGACGAGGAACTCCTGCGCATCGGCCGCTGCAAGCGCGGCGACACCGTCGTCATCACCGCCGGATCCCCGCCCGGAGTCGCCGGCTCCACCAACCTCGTACGCGTCCACCACATCGGCGAGGACGACATCCAGCGCCCCTGA
- a CDS encoding bifunctional metallophosphatase/5'-nucleotidase, producing MPVNRRTFLGRSAAAGAGAAIAGGLAAPAVAHGRPERHKRYSFTVMGTTDLHGNVFNWDYFTDREFDDKAHNDVGLAKISTLVNQVREEKGRRNTLLIDAGDTIQGTQLSYYYAKVDPITAHRGPVHPMAQAMNAIGYDAAALGNHEFNYGIPVLRRFQEQCDFPLLGANALDARTLRPAFPPYSMHRLRTPYGRDVRVAVLGLTNPGIAIWDKANVAGKMVFPGLEEQAAKWVPKLRSMGADVVIVSAHSGSSGTSSYGDQLPYIENAAALVAEQVPGIDAILVGHAHTEIAEYTVTNRRTGAPVVLSEPLKWGQRLTLFDFDLVWERGRWTVAKVGAKVLNSNTVAEDPRITGLLGDEHEKVVAYVNQVIGTSTAAMTTARAPWQDEPIIDLINQVQVETVLAALAGGPWAALPVLSQASCFSRTAAIPAGEVTIRDAAGLYPFENTLEARLMTGAQLKDYLEYSARYYVRTPAGAPVDTAKLTNADGIPDYNYDAVSGLTYDIDIAQPAGSRIVDLSFEGAPIDPAARFVLAVNNYRAAGGGAFPHVARAEQLWSNSDEIRNTIIQWVRAKGTVDPAAFASVGWRLTRDGDPVF from the coding sequence ATGCCGGTCAATCGCAGGACGTTCCTGGGCCGTTCGGCCGCCGCGGGGGCCGGGGCGGCGATCGCGGGCGGCCTTGCCGCCCCCGCGGTGGCCCATGGCCGCCCGGAGCGGCACAAGCGGTACTCGTTCACCGTGATGGGCACCACCGACCTGCACGGGAACGTCTTCAACTGGGACTACTTCACCGACCGGGAATTCGACGACAAGGCCCACAACGACGTCGGGCTGGCCAAGATCTCCACCCTGGTGAACCAGGTGCGCGAGGAGAAGGGGCGCCGCAACACCCTGCTGATCGACGCCGGCGACACGATCCAGGGCACACAACTGTCGTACTACTACGCCAAAGTCGACCCGATCACCGCGCACCGCGGTCCCGTGCATCCCATGGCGCAGGCGATGAACGCCATCGGCTACGACGCGGCCGCGCTCGGCAACCACGAGTTCAACTACGGCATCCCGGTGCTGCGCAGGTTCCAGGAGCAGTGCGACTTCCCGCTGCTGGGCGCCAACGCCCTGGACGCGAGGACACTGCGGCCGGCGTTCCCCCCGTACAGCATGCACCGGCTGCGCACCCCGTACGGCCGCGACGTGCGGGTGGCGGTGCTGGGGCTGACGAACCCGGGTATCGCGATCTGGGACAAGGCCAACGTCGCCGGGAAGATGGTCTTCCCGGGGCTGGAGGAGCAGGCGGCGAAGTGGGTGCCGAAGCTCCGCTCGATGGGCGCGGACGTGGTGATCGTCTCGGCGCACTCCGGTTCGAGCGGCACCTCCTCGTACGGCGACCAGCTGCCGTACATCGAGAACGCGGCCGCGCTGGTGGCCGAGCAGGTGCCGGGGATCGACGCGATCCTGGTGGGGCACGCGCACACCGAGATCGCCGAGTACACGGTCACCAACCGGCGGACGGGCGCTCCGGTCGTGCTGTCCGAGCCCCTGAAGTGGGGCCAGCGGCTCACCCTGTTCGACTTCGACCTGGTGTGGGAGCGGGGCCGGTGGACGGTGGCGAAGGTGGGGGCGAAGGTCCTCAACTCCAACACGGTCGCGGAGGACCCGAGGATCACCGGGCTGCTGGGTGACGAGCACGAGAAGGTCGTCGCGTACGTCAACCAGGTGATCGGGACGTCCACGGCCGCGATGACCACGGCCCGGGCGCCGTGGCAGGACGAGCCGATCATCGATCTGATCAACCAGGTGCAGGTGGAGACGGTGCTGGCGGCGCTGGCGGGCGGGCCGTGGGCGGCGCTGCCGGTGCTGTCGCAGGCGTCGTGCTTCTCGCGCACGGCGGCGATCCCCGCCGGGGAGGTGACGATCCGGGACGCGGCCGGGCTCTATCCGTTCGAGAACACGCTGGAGGCGCGGCTGATGACCGGCGCCCAGCTCAAGGACTATCTGGAGTACTCGGCGCGGTACTACGTGCGGACGCCGGCCGGGGCGCCGGTGGACACGGCGAAGCTGACCAACGCCGACGGGATACCGGACTACAACTACGACGCGGTGTCGGGCCTGACGTACGACATCGACATCGCGCAGCCGGCCGGGTCGCGGATCGTGGACTTGTCCTTCGAGGGCGCGCCGATCGACCCGGCGGCGCGTTTCGTGCTGGCGGTGAACAACTACCGGGCCGCCGGCGGCGGCGCGTTCCCGCATGTCGCGAGGGCCGAGCAGCTGTGGTCGAACTCGGACGAGATCCGCAACACGATCATCCAGTGGGTGCGGGCGAAGGGCACCGTGGACCCGGCGGCGTTCGCGTCGGTGGGCTGGAGGCTGACCCGGGACGGTGATCCGGTCTTCTAG